A portion of the Bacteroides faecium genome contains these proteins:
- the bglX gene encoding beta-glucosidase BglX has translation MIYKKLSLSILLFSAGLLTASAQKSPQDMNRFIDVLMNRMTLEEKIGQLNLPVTGEITTGQAKSSDIAAKIKQGEVGGLFNLKGVEKIREVQKQAVEESRLGIPLLFGMDVIHGYETMFPIPLGLSCTWDMAAIEESARIAAVEASADGISWTFSPMVDISRDPRWGRVSEGSGEDPFLGAMIAEAMVRGYQGKNMLRNDEIMACVKHFALYGAGEAGRDYNTVDMSRQRMFNDYMLPYEAAVEAGVGSVMASFNEVDGIPATANKWLMTDILRGQWGFNGFVVTDYTGISEMIDHGIGDLQTVSARAINAGVDMDMVSEGFVGTMKKSVQEGKVSMETLNTACRRILEAKYKLGLFDNPYKYCDPKRPARDIFTKAHRDAARRIAAESFVLLKNDNVTLHPGSPAEPLLPFNPKGNIAVIGPLANSRSNMPGTWSVAAVLDRSPSLVEGLKEMTAGKANIMYAKGSNLIGDAAYEERATMFGRSLNRDNRTDQQLLDEALNVARQSDIIIAALGESSEMSGESSSRTELNIPDVQQNLLKELVKTGKPVVLVLFTGRPLTLNWEQEHVPAILNVWFGGSEAAYAIGDALFGYVNPGGKLTMTFPKNVGQIPLYYAHKNTGRPLKEGKWFEKFRSNYLDVDNEPLYPFGYGLSYTTFSYSDIDLSHSSMDMNGSLTAAVEVTNTGTWPGSEVVQLYIRDVVGSSTRPVKELKGFEKIFLQPGEMKIVRFKIAPEMLRYYNYDLQLVAEPGDFEVMIGTNSRDVKTAKFTLN, from the coding sequence ATGATATACAAGAAGTTAAGTTTATCCATCCTATTATTTTCCGCAGGTCTTCTGACCGCGTCGGCACAGAAGTCGCCACAGGACATGAATCGCTTCATCGATGTACTGATGAATAGAATGACCTTGGAAGAAAAAATAGGACAGTTAAATCTCCCCGTCACCGGAGAAATTACCACCGGACAAGCCAAAAGCAGTGATATTGCCGCCAAAATCAAGCAAGGCGAAGTAGGAGGTTTATTCAACCTGAAAGGAGTGGAAAAGATACGCGAAGTACAAAAGCAGGCTGTAGAAGAATCCCGCCTGGGTATTCCATTACTGTTTGGCATGGACGTCATTCACGGATACGAGACAATGTTCCCTATCCCACTCGGCTTATCTTGTACCTGGGATATGGCAGCCATCGAAGAGTCTGCCCGTATCGCAGCCGTAGAAGCCAGCGCCGACGGTATCTCATGGACATTCAGCCCGATGGTGGACATTTCACGCGACCCTCGTTGGGGACGTGTATCCGAGGGAAGCGGTGAAGACCCGTTCCTCGGAGCCATGATTGCCGAAGCAATGGTACGCGGTTATCAGGGAAAGAATATGCTGCGCAACGATGAAATCATGGCTTGTGTGAAACACTTTGCCTTGTATGGCGCGGGGGAAGCAGGACGTGACTACAACACCGTAGACATGAGCCGCCAACGGATGTTCAACGACTATATGCTTCCTTATGAAGCAGCCGTCGAAGCCGGAGTAGGCAGTGTGATGGCCTCGTTCAACGAAGTAGACGGCATACCCGCCACAGCCAACAAATGGCTGATGACAGATATTCTGCGCGGACAATGGGGCTTTAATGGTTTCGTTGTAACCGACTATACTGGTATTTCTGAAATGATAGACCATGGTATCGGCGACCTGCAAACAGTATCCGCACGTGCCATCAATGCCGGAGTCGACATGGATATGGTAAGCGAAGGTTTTGTGGGAACAATGAAGAAGTCCGTTCAGGAAGGCAAAGTTTCTATGGAAACACTGAACACGGCTTGCCGCCGCATCCTGGAAGCCAAATACAAACTCGGCTTGTTTGATAATCCTTATAAATACTGCGACCCGAAACGCCCGGCACGTGACATCTTTACGAAAGCGCACCGTGACGCAGCCCGCAGAATCGCAGCAGAAAGTTTCGTCCTCTTAAAGAACGACAACGTGACGCTTCATCCGGGTTCTCCTGCAGAACCTCTTCTTCCTTTCAATCCCAAAGGCAATATCGCTGTCATCGGCCCGTTAGCCAACAGCCGGAGCAATATGCCGGGTACATGGAGCGTAGCTGCCGTGCTCGACCGTTCTCCTTCATTGGTGGAAGGACTGAAAGAAATGACTGCCGGAAAAGCGAATATCATGTATGCCAAAGGAAGCAATCTGATTGGCGATGCCGCTTACGAAGAACGGGCAACAATGTTCGGCCGTTCACTGAATCGTGACAACCGCACAGACCAGCAGTTGCTGGACGAAGCTCTGAACGTAGCCCGCCAGTCGGATATTATCATCGCAGCACTTGGCGAATCTTCGGAAATGAGTGGCGAAAGCAGCAGCCGCACAGAACTGAATATCCCCGATGTACAGCAGAACTTGCTGAAAGAATTAGTAAAAACAGGAAAACCGGTAGTGCTTGTACTATTCACCGGTCGCCCGCTTACACTGAACTGGGAACAGGAACACGTGCCTGCCATCCTGAATGTATGGTTCGGCGGCAGTGAAGCGGCTTATGCCATCGGCGACGCTCTCTTCGGTTATGTCAATCCGGGTGGCAAGCTGACGATGACTTTCCCGAAGAATGTCGGCCAGATTCCTCTTTATTATGCGCATAAGAATACGGGACGTCCATTGAAAGAAGGTAAATGGTTCGAGAAGTTCCGAAGCAACTATCTGGATGTGGATAATGAGCCACTCTATCCGTTCGGATACGGACTTTCTTATACCACTTTCTCTTACAGCGACATTGACCTCAGCCACTCCAGCATGGACATGAACGGTTCACTGACCGCAGCAGTGGAAGTGACCAATACCGGTACATGGCCCGGCTCGGAAGTCGTGCAACTCTATATCCGTGACGTAGTAGGCAGCAGCACCCGTCCCGTAAAGGAACTGAAAGGTTTTGAAAAGATATTCCTGCAACCGGGAGAAATGAAGATTGTCCGTTTCAAGATTGCTCCTGAAATGTTGAGATACTACAACTATGACCTTCAACTGGTAGCCGAACCGGGCGACTTTGAAGTGATGATTGGAACGAACAGCCGGGATGTGAAAACGGCGAAATTTACGTTAAACTAA
- a CDS encoding RagB/SusD family nutrient uptake outer membrane protein gives MKLDKYIFSAFIAATALFLGSCSDFLDRSPQGQFTEDDNPNALVNGKIYNVYTLMRNYDVTAGPPAFAIHSLRSEDAEKGSISSDGSDVAEMYDDFVYTPTNGLLGAYWGRNYAIIYQCNDILTAIAEKETAGQTEAEDIINKGEASFFRAYCYFNLVRAFGEVPLVTYKINDASEANIPKTTADKIYEQIDADLKTAEESLPETWNTEYTGRLTWGAARSLHARTYMMRNDWNNMYTASTDVIKKGLYNLKTPYNEIFTDEGENNGGSIFELQCTATAALPQSDVIGSQFCEVQGVRGAGQWDLGWGWNMATEYLAQAYEQGDPRKNATLLYFRKSDDEPVTPENTNEPYGESPVSPAIGAYFNKKAYTDPALRKEYTNKGFWVNIRLIRYADVLLMGAESANEKGIPGEAVGYLEQVRARARGTNDNILPKVTTTDQGELREAIRHERRVELGMEFDRFYDLVRWGIAKEVLHAAGKTNYQDKNALLPLPQTEIDKSKGVLVQNPDYQ, from the coding sequence ATGAAACTAGATAAATATATATTTTCAGCCTTTATTGCCGCTACCGCATTGTTTCTGGGTAGCTGTAGTGACTTCCTGGATCGCAGTCCGCAAGGACAGTTCACCGAGGATGATAATCCGAACGCACTAGTCAACGGTAAGATTTATAATGTCTACACACTGATGCGTAACTACGATGTTACTGCCGGACCTCCTGCATTTGCCATCCACAGTCTTCGTTCCGAGGACGCGGAAAAAGGAAGTATATCCAGTGACGGTTCTGACGTAGCCGAGATGTATGACGACTTCGTTTATACACCGACCAACGGTTTGCTGGGTGCCTACTGGGGAAGGAATTATGCCATCATCTATCAATGTAATGACATACTTACCGCCATCGCCGAAAAAGAGACGGCAGGACAGACGGAAGCCGAAGATATTATCAATAAAGGAGAAGCATCTTTCTTCCGTGCTTACTGTTACTTCAACCTGGTAAGAGCTTTCGGAGAAGTACCTCTCGTGACTTATAAAATCAACGATGCCTCGGAAGCCAATATTCCGAAAACGACCGCCGATAAAATCTACGAGCAGATAGACGCTGACCTGAAAACAGCAGAAGAGTCTCTGCCCGAGACATGGAATACCGAATATACCGGACGCCTGACCTGGGGTGCCGCACGTTCCCTGCACGCACGTACTTATATGATGCGTAACGACTGGAACAATATGTACACCGCCTCTACCGACGTCATTAAAAAAGGGCTTTATAATCTGAAAACCCCGTATAATGAAATATTCACGGATGAAGGCGAAAACAACGGTGGTTCTATCTTCGAATTACAATGTACCGCTACCGCCGCTCTTCCTCAAAGTGACGTTATCGGAAGCCAGTTCTGTGAAGTGCAAGGTGTACGTGGAGCAGGCCAGTGGGACTTAGGCTGGGGATGGAATATGGCAACCGAATACCTGGCACAAGCCTACGAACAGGGCGACCCACGTAAGAATGCCACCCTACTCTACTTCCGTAAATCGGATGACGAGCCTGTCACTCCCGAAAACACCAACGAACCTTACGGAGAATCCCCGGTTTCTCCGGCAATAGGCGCTTACTTCAACAAAAAGGCTTATACCGACCCTGCCTTGCGTAAAGAATATACAAACAAGGGATTTTGGGTGAATATCCGCTTAATCCGCTATGCAGACGTACTGCTGATGGGTGCCGAATCAGCCAATGAGAAGGGAATTCCCGGAGAAGCTGTAGGTTATCTGGAACAAGTACGTGCACGTGCCAGAGGTACTAACGACAATATATTACCCAAAGTAACAACTACCGACCAAGGCGAACTGCGCGAAGCTATCCGCCACGAGCGTCGTGTGGAATTGGGGATGGAATTCGACCGTTTCTACGACCTCGTCCGCTGGGGCATCGCCAAAGAAGTATTGCACGCAGCCGGTAAAACAAATTATCAGGACAAAAATGCACTACTTCCATTACCTCAGACAGAAATAGATAAGTCAAAAGGAGTGCTGGTACAGAATCCCGATTACCAATAA
- a CDS encoding SusC/RagA family TonB-linked outer membrane protein yields MEKFNAMRTRLLQHLQTKATRLKGVIALTCLLLVSASVFAQTKTVTGTVTDAANEPLIGASVLVQGTSTGTITDMDGKYSISVTPEDVLVFSYVGMTSQSIKVGAQNVINVTLKEDSQVLAETVVIGYGSAKKRDLTGSITNVKGEEIANKPAMNPLSSLQGKVAGVQIVNSGRAGADPEIRIRGTNSINGYKPLYIVDGLFNDNINFLNPEDIESMEILKDPSSLAIFGVRGANGVIIITTKKAKEGQTLVNINTSFGFKKVVDKVKMVNASQFKELYSEQLANQGDDPFDYTGWDANTDWQDEIFQTAFITNNNISITGASPKHSFYLGVGYSYEQGNIEHEKFSKVTINASNDYKITDFLKVGFQFNGARMLPADSKQVLNALRATPIAPVYNNEYGLYTSLPEFQKAQINNPMVDVGLKANTTKAENYRASGNIFGEVDFLKHFTFRATFSMDYASNNGRTYTPIIKVYDSTVKGDVSTLGTGKTEVSQFKETETKVQSDYVLTYTNSFDNGNHNLTATAGFTTYYNSLSRLDGARKQGVGLVIPDDPDKWFVSIGDAATATNGSTQWERSTLSMLARVIYNYKGKYLFNGSFRRDGSSAFSYTGNEWQNFFSLGGGWLMSEEEFMKDIKWLDMLKIKASYGTLGNQNLDKAYPAEPLLTNAYSAVFGRPSIIYPGYQLAYLPNPNLRWEKVEAWEAGFETNLLRNRLHFEGVYYMKNTKDLLAEVPGISGTIPGIGNLGQIQNKGVEMAVTWRDRIGEWGYSVSANLTTIKNEVKSLVQDGYSIIAGDKQQSYTMAGYPIGYFYGYKVAGVYQSQADINSSPENTLATVTPGDLKFADVNGDGKITPEDRTMIGNPTPKVTYGFSLGVDYKNWSLGIDMMGQGGNKIYRTWDNYNFAQFNYLAQRMDRWHGEGTSNSQPLLNTKHSINTMNSEYYIEDGKFFRIRNVQLAYSFDKSLLAKIRLQALKVYVNIQNLKTWKHNTGYTPELGGTATAFGVDNGSYPVPAVYTFGINLTF; encoded by the coding sequence ATGGAAAAATTTAATGCAATGAGGACTAGACTTTTACAACATCTTCAGACAAAAGCCACCAGGCTAAAGGGCGTCATTGCGCTCACTTGCCTGCTACTGGTTTCTGCATCTGTCTTTGCACAGACCAAGACAGTGACAGGAACAGTGACGGATGCTGCCAATGAGCCATTAATCGGTGCATCGGTACTCGTACAAGGAACTTCCACCGGAACCATCACGGATATGGACGGTAAATATTCGATCTCTGTCACCCCGGAGGACGTACTTGTATTTTCATACGTAGGTATGACTTCACAAAGCATCAAAGTGGGAGCACAGAACGTTATCAACGTCACCTTGAAAGAAGACTCGCAAGTACTAGCCGAAACAGTCGTTATCGGATACGGTAGTGCAAAGAAAAGAGACTTGACAGGTTCTATCACCAACGTCAAAGGAGAAGAGATAGCCAACAAGCCGGCGATGAACCCGCTTTCTTCCCTGCAAGGCAAGGTGGCAGGTGTACAAATTGTAAACTCCGGACGTGCCGGCGCCGACCCGGAAATCCGTATCCGCGGTACAAACTCTATCAACGGATACAAACCCCTCTACATCGTTGACGGACTCTTCAACGATAACATCAACTTCCTCAACCCCGAGGATATCGAGTCTATGGAGATTCTGAAAGACCCGTCATCCCTCGCCATCTTCGGTGTCCGTGGTGCGAACGGTGTCATCATCATCACCACCAAGAAAGCGAAAGAAGGACAGACATTGGTGAACATAAACACCTCCTTCGGATTCAAGAAAGTAGTGGATAAAGTGAAAATGGTGAATGCCTCGCAATTTAAGGAGTTGTATAGCGAGCAGCTTGCCAATCAGGGAGATGACCCGTTCGATTATACCGGCTGGGATGCAAACACCGACTGGCAGGACGAGATTTTCCAGACAGCCTTTATCACCAACAATAATATAAGTATCACAGGAGCTTCACCCAAACATAGTTTCTATCTGGGTGTAGGCTACTCTTACGAGCAAGGTAACATCGAGCATGAGAAATTCAGCAAGGTGACTATCAATGCCAGCAATGACTATAAAATCACAGACTTCCTGAAAGTCGGTTTCCAATTCAACGGGGCACGTATGCTCCCAGCCGATTCCAAGCAGGTATTGAACGCGCTTCGCGCCACTCCTATCGCTCCGGTATATAACAATGAATATGGGTTGTATACCTCTTTGCCCGAATTTCAGAAAGCACAGATTAACAACCCGATGGTGGACGTCGGACTGAAAGCCAATACTACCAAAGCCGAGAATTACCGTGCATCGGGAAACATCTTCGGTGAAGTGGATTTCCTGAAACATTTCACTTTCAGGGCGACATTCTCCATGGATTATGCATCCAATAACGGACGTACCTACACTCCTATCATCAAAGTGTACGACTCTACGGTGAAAGGAGATGTTTCTACTTTGGGCACAGGAAAGACGGAAGTCAGCCAGTTCAAGGAGACCGAAACGAAAGTGCAGAGCGACTACGTACTGACATACACCAACAGCTTTGATAACGGGAATCATAACCTGACAGCTACTGCGGGTTTTACTACCTATTATAATTCATTGAGCCGACTGGACGGAGCACGCAAACAGGGAGTAGGTCTGGTCATTCCCGACGATCCGGACAAGTGGTTTGTCAGCATCGGAGATGCTGCTACCGCTACCAACGGAAGCACGCAATGGGAACGCAGCACCCTGTCTATGCTGGCACGTGTCATCTATAATTATAAAGGCAAATATCTGTTCAACGGTTCATTCCGCCGGGACGGCTCTTCAGCCTTCTCCTATACAGGCAACGAATGGCAGAACTTCTTCTCACTCGGTGGCGGCTGGCTGATGAGTGAAGAGGAATTCATGAAAGATATCAAGTGGCTGGATATGTTGAAAATCAAGGCATCATACGGTACATTGGGTAATCAGAACCTGGATAAAGCCTATCCTGCCGAACCGTTATTGACCAATGCCTATTCGGCAGTATTCGGCCGGCCTTCTATCATTTATCCGGGATACCAGCTTGCCTATCTGCCCAACCCGAACCTTCGCTGGGAAAAGGTGGAAGCCTGGGAAGCGGGCTTTGAAACGAACCTGCTTCGCAACCGCCTGCACTTCGAGGGTGTGTATTATATGAAGAATACCAAAGACTTGCTCGCTGAAGTTCCCGGTATTTCAGGAACAATCCCCGGCATCGGCAACTTGGGACAGATTCAGAATAAAGGTGTGGAAATGGCAGTGACCTGGCGTGACCGAATCGGCGAATGGGGGTATTCCGTCAGTGCCAACCTTACTACCATCAAGAATGAAGTAAAGAGCCTTGTCCAGGACGGATATTCTATCATTGCCGGAGACAAGCAGCAGAGCTATACGATGGCGGGCTATCCTATCGGATACTTCTACGGATACAAGGTGGCAGGTGTGTACCAATCACAGGCTGACATCAACTCATCTCCCGAGAATACCCTCGCCACAGTTACCCCCGGTGACCTGAAATTCGCCGACGTGAATGGCGACGGAAAGATTACCCCGGAAGACCGTACGATGATAGGCAACCCGACACCGAAGGTGACTTACGGTTTCTCTCTCGGAGTTGACTACAAGAACTGGTCGCTGGGCATTGACATGATGGGACAAGGCGGAAACAAAATTTACCGTACCTGGGATAATTACAACTTTGCCCAGTTCAACTATCTGGCACAACGCATGGACCGTTGGCACGGGGAAGGCACTTCAAACAGCCAGCCATTGCTGAACACCAAACATTCCATCAATACAATGAACTCGGAATATTACATTGAGGACGGTAAATTCTTCCGTATCCGTAATGTACAACTAGCTTACTCTTTCGACAAGAGCTTACTCGCCAAGATACGCCTGCAAGCCCTGAAAGTTTATGTCAACATACAGAACCTGAAGACATGGAAGCATAACACCGGATATACACCGGAACTGGGTGGCACGGCTACCGCATTCGGCGTAGACAACGGGAGCTACCCCGTACCGGCAGTCTACACCTTCGGAATCAACTTAACTTTCTAA
- a CDS encoding tetratricopeptide repeat protein, producing MQISPDSALPMLKSINYPGKLSRKERADYAILYSRVQDELQIRKTSDSLIREAVNYYAGGRNKEREMQAYYYWGCANKDMRKMRAAVNAFLKAVKVMPDKCGGLYLGAIYVKLAACYEDQDMYADALDMYRKACKVYREQHNEMELCYGYRGMAVIHHLQNQLDSSLLYYQKALSIAEKYDDKRWRYVVLSDLAHIYEKKKDFQKAYLCVSLSIAIAPSKDRLWAGYFLKGRILKHMNQVDSARYYFNIAKTSPYIYSHAGSCYELYDLERKQGNFSAAMAAVDSFLILSDSIQETTNALEIEKMVGRYEAKLMQQQLFLNNRIKLLSLGGLCVLIILVFLLKDRLSKNKIIKLQKQLNGLKAGILQNTSFDEDTNAALDSIKPENEDFETYFKMKLDLCLKLYKESDVYRKIHVIENDELRHKIHLNAAERQNICESLYENFCDLMADLKSQCTNLTKQDILYCIFLMMNCPKYVILLCTGISEGAFKTRKSRIKEKLGDKLFKLLINKEC from the coding sequence ATGCAAATATCTCCGGATAGTGCTCTGCCAATGCTTAAGTCTATAAATTATCCCGGAAAACTCTCGAGAAAAGAAAGAGCAGATTATGCAATCTTATATTCACGTGTACAGGATGAATTACAAATACGGAAGACGAGTGATTCATTAATTCGTGAAGCTGTGAATTATTATGCGGGAGGACGAAATAAGGAGAGAGAAATGCAAGCGTATTATTATTGGGGATGCGCTAATAAGGATATGCGTAAAATGAGAGCTGCGGTGAATGCTTTTCTGAAAGCTGTAAAGGTGATGCCGGATAAGTGCGGCGGTTTATATTTGGGAGCAATCTATGTAAAACTGGCTGCCTGTTATGAAGATCAGGATATGTATGCAGATGCACTAGATATGTATCGGAAAGCTTGTAAAGTATATCGTGAGCAGCATAATGAAATGGAACTTTGTTATGGTTATCGTGGAATGGCAGTCATACATCATCTTCAGAATCAATTGGACAGTTCTCTCTTGTATTATCAAAAGGCTTTATCTATTGCCGAAAAATATGATGATAAGCGCTGGCGTTATGTAGTACTAAGCGATTTGGCGCATATCTATGAAAAGAAGAAAGACTTTCAGAAAGCATATTTGTGCGTTTCATTATCTATTGCTATTGCTCCTTCAAAGGATAGGCTTTGGGCTGGGTATTTTCTGAAAGGACGAATCTTGAAGCATATGAACCAGGTGGATTCTGCCCGTTACTATTTTAATATCGCTAAGACATCTCCTTATATATATAGTCATGCAGGTAGTTGCTATGAGCTTTATGATTTAGAAAGGAAACAGGGAAACTTCTCGGCAGCAATGGCTGCCGTCGATTCTTTTCTTATTTTATCTGATTCTATACAAGAAACGACTAATGCGTTAGAAATAGAAAAAATGGTGGGTAGATATGAGGCAAAATTGATGCAACAACAATTATTTTTGAATAATAGAATTAAACTACTGTCTCTGGGTGGTCTATGCGTCTTGATTATTCTTGTGTTTCTATTGAAGGATAGGCTAAGTAAAAATAAAATAATCAAATTGCAGAAACAACTCAATGGATTGAAAGCTGGTATTTTACAAAATACATCTTTTGATGAGGATACTAATGCTGCTTTGGACTCTATAAAACCCGAAAATGAGGACTTTGAGACGTATTTTAAAATGAAGCTAGATTTGTGCCTTAAATTATACAAAGAAAGTGATGTTTACAGAAAAATTCATGTGATTGAAAATGATGAGCTACGTCATAAGATTCATTTAAATGCTGCTGAACGTCAAAATATCTGTGAATCTCTTTATGAGAACTTCTGCGATTTGATGGCTGACTTGAAATCACAGTGTACCAACTTGACAAAACAAGATATTCTTTATTGCATATTCCTGATGATGAACTGCCCGAAATATGTGATACTACTCTGTACTGGTATTTCTGAGGGAGCTTTTAAAACTCGGAAGAGTAGGATTAAAGAAAAATTAGGTGATAAGCTTTTTAAACTTCTTATTAATAAGGAATGCTGA
- a CDS encoding carbohydrate kinase family protein — translation MNKHQLCCIGHITLDKVVTPQSTVYMPGGTAFYCSHAIRHFNDIDYALVTAVGATEMNVVEQLREAGINVTALPSKYSVYFENIYGANPDDRTQRVLAKADPFTAPQLKEIDAEIYHLGSLLADDFSLEVIKELSRKGLIAVDSQGYLREVRDTHVYPIDWTDKREALQYIHFLKVNEHEMEVLTGLADPHEAARRLHEWGVKEVLVTLGSMGSLIFDGTGFYRIPAYKPEKVVDATGCGDTYTIGYLYQRVSGASIEDAGRFAAAMSTLKIEKSGPFSGTKEDVIHCMETAKEMF, via the coding sequence ATGAATAAACATCAACTCTGCTGTATCGGTCACATCACACTGGACAAAGTGGTTACTCCACAAAGCACAGTCTATATGCCTGGCGGAACCGCCTTCTATTGTTCGCATGCCATCCGCCATTTTAATGATATTGACTATGCATTAGTGACAGCAGTCGGTGCTACTGAAATGAACGTAGTAGAACAACTACGCGAAGCAGGCATTAATGTTACCGCATTGCCCAGCAAGTATTCGGTATATTTTGAAAATATCTATGGAGCCAATCCCGACGACCGTACCCAACGTGTATTGGCAAAAGCAGACCCTTTCACCGCCCCCCAACTCAAAGAGATAGACGCAGAGATTTACCATCTCGGCTCCCTGCTGGCAGACGATTTCTCATTGGAAGTAATCAAGGAACTTTCCCGGAAAGGGTTGATAGCGGTAGACTCGCAAGGTTACCTTCGCGAAGTACGCGACACACACGTGTATCCGATAGACTGGACAGACAAACGGGAAGCGTTGCAATATATTCATTTCCTCAAAGTCAATGAGCACGAGATGGAAGTGTTGACCGGGCTCGCCGACCCGCACGAAGCCGCCCGCCGGTTACACGAATGGGGAGTAAAAGAAGTGCTGGTCACCCTCGGAAGCATGGGTTCCCTTATTTTCGACGGAACCGGCTTCTATCGCATTCCCGCTTACAAACCCGAAAAAGTGGTAGACGCGACAGGATGCGGAGACACTTATACTATCGGCTACTTGTACCAACGGGTATCAGGTGCAAGCATTGAAGACGCGGGACGCTTTGCCGCAGCCATGTCTACATTGAAAATTGAGAAATCCGGTCCTTTCAGCGGAACAAAAGAAGACGTCATTCACTGCATGGAGACTGCGAAAGAAATGTTTTAA
- a CDS encoding S41 family peptidase has protein sequence MKNKIIQLLLLICCLPALTGCIREDEYANDPVGNFEQLWKIIDEQYCFLEAKGIDWDAVHEEYRKLIIPTMSNDDLFDILSQMLYILKDGHVNLSSAKRTSFYDDWYQGYDWNYREDILYQTYLGSASSGYYTASGLKYKIFDNNIGYIRYESFSAGVGNGNLDEVLLYLAPCNGLIIDVRDNGGGNLTNSTRIAARFTDKLTLTGYIKHKTGPGHNDFSNFEPIYLEPSNSIRWQKKVVILTNRRCYSATNDFVNTMRSLNKDNEEKRIIQVGDWTGGGSGLPFSSELPNGWSIRFSASPHFDKNKQSLEEGIAPDIAINMSEADQLKKKDTLIEKAFEILSE, from the coding sequence ATGAAAAATAAGATTATACAACTACTTTTGCTAATCTGCTGCCTGCCGGCGCTGACCGGTTGCATCAGGGAGGATGAGTACGCCAATGATCCCGTAGGCAACTTCGAGCAACTATGGAAGATTATTGACGAACAGTACTGTTTTCTGGAAGCAAAAGGAATTGACTGGGATGCCGTTCACGAAGAATACAGAAAACTGATTATACCGACCATGTCCAACGATGACCTGTTCGACATTCTAAGCCAGATGCTGTATATCCTGAAAGACGGGCATGTCAATCTTTCTTCTGCAAAACGCACTTCTTTTTACGATGATTGGTATCAGGGATACGACTGGAACTACCGGGAAGATATTCTTTATCAGACTTATCTGGGCAGTGCCAGCAGTGGTTATTACACAGCTTCCGGCTTGAAATATAAGATATTTGATAATAATATAGGATATATCCGTTATGAAAGTTTCAGCGCCGGAGTTGGAAACGGTAACTTGGACGAGGTTCTCCTCTATCTGGCACCTTGCAATGGATTAATCATTGATGTACGCGACAACGGCGGCGGAAATCTGACGAACTCTACCCGCATTGCCGCCCGGTTTACTGACAAGTTAACTCTAACCGGCTACATTAAGCACAAAACCGGTCCGGGACATAACGACTTCTCCAACTTTGAACCGATTTATTTGGAACCATCCAACAGTATCCGTTGGCAGAAAAAAGTTGTAATACTAACCAACCGTCGTTGTTACAGTGCTACAAACGATTTTGTCAATACAATGCGCAGCCTGAATAAGGATAATGAAGAAAAAAGAATCATCCAAGTCGGTGACTGGACCGGAGGCGGTTCGGGGCTTCCTTTCTCATCGGAATTGCCGAATGGTTGGAGCATCCGCTTTTCTGCGAGTCCGCACTTCGACAAAAATAAGCAATCATTAGAAGAAGGTATCGCACCGGATATTGCCATCAATATGTCTGAAGCAGACCAACTTAAAAAGAAAGATACCTTGATTGAAAAGGCATTCGAGATATTAAGTGAATAA